Proteins found in one Aethina tumida isolate Nest 87 chromosome 1, icAetTumi1.1, whole genome shotgun sequence genomic segment:
- the LOC109608602 gene encoding hydroxyacyl-coenzyme A dehydrogenase, mitochondrial-like, whose translation MSGMATFSIIRRGLSTSTTYNAIKNVTVIGGGLMGSGIAQVAAQTGHNVTLVEVNPELLKKAEGNIGSNVSRVAKKLYKDDPTAAQKFISETQSRIKGTTDPSASVSDADLVVEAIVENIAVKHKLFKALDEAAPAKTIFASNTSSLSIGEIASVTKRRDRFGGLHFFNPVPVMKLLEVVRIPQTSEETYQAMMSWGKAVGKTCITCKDTPGFVVNRLLVPYIAEAIRMMERGDASARDIDIAMKLGAGYPMGPIELADYVGHDTTNSIMSGWAKKFPDNPLFEPCQSQAKLVKEGKLGCKTGEGYYKYNNLKYWLQNFAKGSNRAEWFKNYSAWKKHIDGKGETLMDY comes from the exons ATGTCAGGAATGGCTACATTCAGCATAATCAGAAGGGGTCTGTCCACCTCAACCACCTATAATGCAATAAAGAACGTTACAGTGATTGGTGGAGGATTAATGGGATCAGGAATTGCACAG GTGGCTGCACAAACTGGCCACAATGTAACACTGGTAGAAGTAAACCcggaattgttaaaaaaagctGAGGGGAATATTGGAAGTAATGTTTCAAGAGTCgccaaaaaattatacaaagatgACCCAACCGCAGCCCAAAAATTTATCAGCGAAACTCAATCACGCATCAAAGGCACTACGGATCCGTCAGCTTCAGTTTCAGACGCCGACCTGGTCGTCGAAGCTATAGTCGAGAACATCGCTGTGAAACACAAGCTTTTCAAGGCGTTGGACGAGGCTGCCCCAGCCAAAACAATTTTCGCCTCCAACACCAGCTCTTTGAGCATTGGGGAAATTGCCTCTGTGACCAAAAGAAGGGACAGATTCGGAGGCTTACACTTCTTTAACCCTGTACCAGTTATGAAACTGTTGGAAGTGGTGAGAATTCCACAAACATCGGAAGAAACGTACCAGGCGATGATGTCGTGGGGCAAAGCTGTGGGCAAGACATGCATCACATGCAAAGACACCCCTGGATTTGTCGTTAACAGATTGCTAGTTCCTTACATTGCCGAAGCTATAAGGATGATGGAACGGGGCGACGCTTCTGCGAGGGATATTGATATAGCCATGAAATTGGGAGCCGGATATCCCATGGGACCGATCGAATTGGCTGATTATGTTGGACATGACACCACTAATTCCATTATGTCAGGATGGGCGAAGAAGTTCCCAGATAATCCGCTCTTTGAACCATGCCAGTCACAGGCCAAACTTGTAAAGGAAGGCAAACTTGGATGCAAAACAGGAGAGGGATACTATAAGTACaacaa cttGAAGTATTGGCTCCAGAACTTTGCAAAAGGTTCTAATAGGGCCGAATGGTTCAAGAATTATTCCGCTTGGAAGAAGCACATTGATGGTAAAGGAGAAACTTTAATGGATTATTGA
- the LOC109608821 gene encoding general transcription factor IIH subunit 5 — translation MVNVMKGVLVKCDQAMKQFLLHLDETLKLGRKFIIQDLDENHLFISADILEVLQQKIDDLMDQISFPLAEKGN, via the exons ATGGTAAATGTTATGAAAGGAGTGCTGGttaaatg tgaTCAGGCTATGAAACAATTCTTGTTACATTTGgatgaaactttaaaactaggaaggaaatttattatacaagatCTGGACGAGAATCATCTCTTCATTTCTGCCGACATTTTAGAAGTTTTGCAACAGAAAATCGACGATTTGATGGACCAAATTAGTTTTCCACTCGCCGAAAAAGGAAATTAG
- the LOC109608810 gene encoding zinc finger HIT domain-containing protein 1: protein MTISKSILRSNRLKEHDKRRIVDESSRKRRQRKVMEMLESDNYHDDPHADLVMSKKIPKFDDNLEQRATRTKKKERTADYYQIKFRKNFQQLVEEDRVEAEENSRPSYMDAQIEDSQLPPRHFCAVCGFLGQYNCLVCGTRFCSVRCQDTHAETRCLKWAA, encoded by the coding sequence ATGACCATCTCCAAAAGTATCCTGCGATCAAATCGCTTGAAAGAGCATGACAAACGCAGGATTGTTGATGAAAGCTCGCGCAAAAGGCGTCAGCGAAAAGTCATGGAAATGTTGGAATCAGACAACTACCATGACGACCCGCATGCAGACCTTGTCATGAGCAAAAAAATCCCGAAATTCGATGACAATCTGGAGCAACGAGCGACTCGCACTAAGAAAAAAGAACGGACCGCCGATTATTACCAGATCAAGTTCAGGAAGAACTTCCAGCAACTTGTGGAGGAGGACAGGGTGGAAGCAGAAGAAAACAGCAGGCCGTCATATATGGACGCGCAAATCGAAGATTCACAGTTGCCACCGAGGCATTTTTGTGCAGTTTGTGGATTTTTGGGACAATACAATTGTCTGGTTTGTGGGACCAGATTTTGCAGTGTTCGGTGTCAGGACACACATGCGGAAACGCGTTGTCTCAAATGGGCAgcgtga
- the LOC109608439 gene encoding ubiA prenyltransferase domain-containing protein 1 homolog, producing the protein MQETSEADQKLISNGDSKDKPKIPQKTSGLMKVSSYFLALRPWSLSASLMPTLLGSTIAYKYPGSQDFNYLTLILTLFTVVSVHGAGNVVNTYFDFVKGIDNRKSDDRILVDHILSKDEVVSLGALLYFAGCVGFILLAMLSPAKMEHLALVYFGGLSSSFLYTGGIGFKYIALGDVLILIIFGPISVLFAFMSQTGHVEWATMYYAIPLALNTEAILHSNNTRDSGADKKVGIVTLAILIGHTASHVLYAFLLFTPYIMFFVASLKFSKWFVLPLVTLPGAFKIEKQFRSNDIQGVPKKTAKLNLFFGVLYVLACSLVPTLPYITKR; encoded by the coding sequence ATGCAAGAAACATCAGAAGCagatcaaaaattgatttcgaACGGAGATTCGAAAGACAAGCCGAAAATCCCACAGAAAACCTCCGGATTGATGAAAGTGTCCAGTTACTTTCTGGCGCTGAGACCTTGGTCGTTAAGTGCGAGTCTTATGCCCACTTTGTTGGGCTCCACAATAGCATACAAATATCCAGGTTCCCAGGATTTTAACTATCTAACTTTGATCCTCACATTATTTACCGTCGTCTCAGTACATGGTGCCGGAAATGTCGTTAACACCTACTTCGACTTCGTCAAAGGAATAGACAATAGAAAATCAGATGACAGAATTTTAGTGGACCACATTCTATCTAAAGATGAGGTTGTATCACTCGGAGCACTTTTGTATTTTGCTGGTTGTGTAGGATTCATACTACTAGCAATGCTGTCGCCTGCGAAAATGGAACATCTAGCTCTTGTTTACTTTGGAGGACTGTCTTCTAGTTTTTTGTACACTGGAGGTATTGGTTTTAAGTACATAGCTTTAGGCGacgtgttaatattaattattttcggcCCTATTTCCGTACTGTTCGCGTTCATGTCGCAAACTGGACATGTTGAATGGGCCACAATGTATTATGCTATTCCTCTGGCACTAAACACTGAAGCCATCTTACACAGCAACAACACCAGAGATTCCGGAGCGGATAAAAAAGTAGGAATAGTCACTCTGGCGATTTTAATAGGACATACCGCTTCGCATGTTTTATACGCGTTTTTACTCTTCACCCCGTACATAATGTTCTTTGTTGCCTCCTTGAAATTCTCGAAATGGTTCGTTTTGCCCCTCGTTACGCTACCGGGTGCATTTAAAATCGAAAAACAATTCAGATCAAACGACATACAAGGTGTACCCAAGAAGAccgcaaaattaaatttgtttttcggCGTCCTGTACGTGCTGGCGTGCAGTTTGGTCCCCACGTTGCCGTATATAACGAAAAGATAG